From a single Rosa rugosa chromosome 7, drRosRugo1.1, whole genome shotgun sequence genomic region:
- the LOC133719995 gene encoding E3 ubiquitin-protein ligase PRT6, with translation MSTMDIDSPSESPPRDRIVQRLTLLGVPQNLLHLHQLGLVAYVKNNKQLLPRLVSAILPPDEEVAEVLREAKPGSKKQSAGVTMKLQFRESISWLKWLMFESDPGLVLKGLSKMSVGQRGICGAVWGHNDIAFRCKTCEHDPTCAICVPCFKNGNHKDHDYSIIYTGGGCCDCGDVTAWKRQGFCSKHKGAEQIQPLPEELAVTVGPVLHCLFAYMKNKLLLSETACRENPRVTDLAAERKKVANELTYFVVEMLLDFCKCSESLLSFVSKMILSSVDFLGILVRAERFLSDAVVKKLHELLLKLMGEPVFKYEFAKVFLNYYPTVVSEAIKEFTDLTLKKYPLLSIFSVQIFTVPTLTPRLVKEMNLLSMLLGCLEDIFNSCAGEDGRLQVTKWSNLYDVTIRVIEDFRFVMSHAIVPKYVTHEQQDIARTWMRLSAFVQGMNPQKRETGLHIEEENDNMHLPFVLGHSIANLHSLLVDGAFSVASDKTGEDLFLGTNKQDMDDTDSLRHAKVGRLSQESSACSAMASSSFACALTFSEDKSNTLSTIPSSVVWLTFECLRAIENWLGVDNTSGTILHVSSSSTSNFSGSNFSALKRTLSKIRKGKNIFGRFASSSEDHGKHSSPHLLSSSDMSVDFQNGKISENKLMVMDEIDQANACNSSGSGDSAMEIDGPMDLDALRVLSSSDWPDITYDVSSQDISVHIPLHRLLALLLQRSLRRCFGEVPDSVRASSANLSSSISTDFFGNILGGCHPCGFSAFVMEHPLRIRVFCAEVHAGMWRKNGDAAPLTCEWYRSVRWSEQFVELDLFLLQCCAALAPADLYIKRIIERFGLSSYLSLNLERSSEYEPVLVQEMLTLIIQIIKERRFCGLTKAESVKRELIHKLSIADATHSQLVKSLPRDLTKYDQLNEILDTVAVYSNPSGFNQGTYSLQWTFWEELDLYYHRWNSRDLQAAEERYLRFRSVSALTNQLPRWTKIYPPFRGLARIGTCKTVLQIVRAVLFYAVFSDKSVESRAPDGVLLTALHLLSLALDICSQHKESGDHSCYDGDFIPVLAFACEEINEGLYFEAGQQSLLSLLVILMRMYSKEGLDNSEDGSCNLSSLIGNLLKKFAFIDCECMTKLQVLAPELVSHVTFPNSDTVTSGSASDSEKRKAKARERQAAILEKMRAEQSKFLSSIDSSVDDGSEAEQKDVESDLEDNSEEPAQVVCSLCHDPNSKNPISFLVLLQKSRLLSFIDRGPLSWGQPRSVDKEHVVKTKDEVIDQSGISRLFSGSGFVSSSHVRQLVSEHYNRKKVTGESGTSTLSSGSGVVSPHHLRQLVEKAVTEFARHGRPRDVDAFLEVLKGRFHDLRNFQVPCESNDERESTLYAFETMEEDMYFSIRRELHDKLHSKLTEDKKCTTAEGDRENTEHTEFMLLGNYIAALSRERREDPSSSESDPNDKGPVECSRLSAYDGFGPADCDGIYISSCGHAVHQDCLDRYLSSLKERYLRRIVFEGGHIVDPDKGEFLCPVCRRLANSVLPTLPSEFQKVRKEPMDTGVSSSRVTSPSCKPGEGISSFQQGLALLQSAANAAGKVGTLKGFPLHRCEQMSSNLEPISRLLSKMYFPTDLDKISGSDRVSHPMLMWDLIKYSLLSMEIASRSGGKYAAPSYSLNALYKELESSSRFILSLLLKLVQNTCKNSLHVLQRFIAIQSFAESTCFGVSIDHGSKTSGQVVMLRILEHVDNPVAYPDFQFWNRASDPVLARDPFSSLMWVLFCLPYRFLSCEDSLLSLVHIFYVVSVVQGIATYFGKNQCDISGLGVGDCLITDISKLMSEFGSARQYFVSNYIDSSSNIKNIVRTLTFPYLRRCALLLKLLESYAQAPFCERYNALDRSRATSDTMDTTYVPLVELNEIQEIETLLRIPTLDVILKDEVVRSLAHKWFCHFGKDFEDERFQGSIHCNPAVPFQLMRLPRVYQDLLQRYIKQRCRDCNNILDEPALCLLCGRLCSPSWKSCCRESGCQTHAVACGSGTGVFLLIRRTTILLQRSARQAPWPSPYLDAFGEEDIEMQRGKPLFLNEERYAALTYLVASHGLDRSSKVLGQTTIGSFFMV, from the exons ATGTCTACCATGGATATCGATTCCCCTTCTGAATCTCCCCCTCGTGATCGAATCGTtcag AGGCTTACTCTACTGGGAGTGCCTCAGAATCTTCTTCATCTGCATCAACTTGGTTTAGTTGCCTATGTTAAAAATAACAAGCAGTTGTTACCGCGACTGGTTTCTGCTATCTTACCTCCTGATGAGGAAGTAGCGGAAGTTCTCCGCGAGGCCAAACCAGGGTCGAAGAAACAATCAGCCGGTGTCACCATGAAACTTCAATTCCGCGAAAGCATCTCGTGGCTGAAGTGGTTGATGTTTGAGAGTGACCCTGGCTTGGTTCTGAAGGGCCTGTCCAAAATGAGTGTCGGGCAGCGGGGCATTTGTGGAGCCGTTTGGGGACATAATGATATAGCCTTCAGGTGCAAGACATGCGAACATGATCCAACCTGTGCAATTTGCGTTCCGTGTTTTAAGAATGGGAACCACAAGGATCATGATTACTCTATTATCTATACCGGCGGTGGCTGTTGTGATTGCGGTGATGTTACAGCATGGAAACGCCAAGGCTTTTGCTCAAAGCATAAAGGTGCAGAACAGATACAGCCCCTTCCAGAGGAGCTTGCAGTCACCGTGGGGCCTGTTCTTCACTGCCTCTTTGCCTATATGAAGAACAAGCTACTACTTTCTGAAACTGCCTGCCGGGAAAACCCTAGGGTAACTGACCTTGCTGCAGAGCGTAAGAAGGTTGCAAATGAGCTAACCTATTTTGTGGTTGAGATGCTTCTGGACTTTTGCAAGTGCAGTGAGAGTTTGCTTAGCTTTGTATCGAAGATGATTTTATCATCAGTTGACTTTTTGGGGATTTTGGTGAGGGCAGAGAGGTTTTTGAGTGATGCTGTTGTGAAAAAGCTCCATGAGTTGCTCCTGAAATTGATGGGGGAGCCTGTTTTCAAATATGAGTTTGCCAAAGTATTTCTTAATTATTACCCAACTGTTGTTAGTGAAGCCATCAAGGAGTTCACTGACCTTACTTTGAAAAAGTATCCGCTGCTCTCTATATTCTCTGTGCAAATCTTCACGGTGCCAACTCTAACACCCCGTCTTGTGAAAGAAATGAACCTACTGTCGATGCTGTTAGGATGTTTGGAAGATATTTTCAATTCCTGTGCTGGTGAAGACGGCCGTTTACAG GTTACCAAGTGGTCAAATTTGTATGACGTCACTATTCGTGTGATTGAAGATTTTCGGTTTGTTATGAGTCATGCTATAGTGCCAAAATACGTAACTCATGAGCAGCAAGATATTGCGAGAACTTGGATGAGACTCTCAGCTTTTGTGCAAGGGATGAACCCACAAAAGAGGGAGACAGGCCTCCATATTGAAGAAGAGAATGACAATATGCATTTGCCATTCGTTCTGGGTCATTCAATTGCCAACCTTCATTCTTTGTTGGTGGATGGAGCATTTTCTGTTGCTAGTGACAAGACAGGAGAAGACTTATTTCTCGGCACAAATAAGCAAGATATGGATGACACAGATAGCCTAAGACATGCAAAAGTAGGACGGCTGTCCCAGGAAAGTTCTGCATGTAGTGCAATGGCGAGTAGTTCATTTGCATGTGCATTGACATTTTCTGAAGATAAATCAAATACTCTTTCGACGATACCATCATCTGTGGTATGGTTAACATTTGAGTGTTTGAGGGCTATTGAGAATTGGCTGGGAGTTGATAACACTTCGGGTACAATTCTTCATGTATCATCTTCAAGTACTAGCAATTTCTCTGGGAGCAATTTTTCAGCATTGAAGAGAACATTGTCCAAAATTAGGAAAGGCAAAAACATTTTTGGTAGATTTGCCAGTTCAAGTGAAGACCATGGGAAGCATAGTTCACCACATTTACTTAGTAGTTCTGATATGAGTGTTGACTTCCAGAatggcaaaatttcagaaaataaattaatgGTTATGGACGAAATCGATCAAGCTAATGCCTGTAATTCGTCAGGATCTGGTGATAGTGCAATGGAAATAGATGGTCCCATGGACTTAGATGCTCTACGCGTGCTGAGTTCGTCCGACTGGCCAGACATAACATATGATGTTAGTTCGCAGGATATATCTGTTCACATTCCCTTACATCGCTTACTTGCGTTGCTTCTACAGAGATCATTAAGAAGGTGTTTTGGCGAAGTGCCAGATTCTGTTAGAGCTAGTTCTGCAAATTTATCATCATCTATTTCCACAGACTTTTTTGGAAATATTCTTGGAGGCTGCCACCCATGTGGATTTTCTGCCTTTGTTATGGAGCATCCCCTTCGTATAAGAGTATTTTGTGCTGAGGTTCACGCTGGAATGTGGCGGAAGAATGGGGATGCTGCCCCATTAACTTGTGAGTGGTATCGTTCAGTTCGCTG GTCGGAACAGTTTGTGGAGCTTGATCTATTTCTGCTTCAGTGCTGTGCTGCCTTGGCTCCAGCTGATCTTTATATCAAGAGAATCATAGAACGCTTTGGCCTGTCAAGCTACCTTTCTCTGAACCTTGAGCGCTCTAGTGAATATGAACCAGTTCTAGTGCAGGAAATGCTCACTCTTATTATACAAATAATCAAAGAAAGGCGATTCTGTGGGTTAACTAAAGCTGAAAgtgtgaaaagagaattgattcATAAGTTAAGCATCGCAGATGCTACTCACAGTCAATTGGTTAAGTCTCTTCCTCGTGATCTTACCAAGTATGACCAGCTTAATGAAATTTTGGATACAGTTGCTGTGTATTCCAATCCCTCTGGCTTTAACCAGGGGACTTATTCACTACAATGGACATTTTGGGAAGAACTGGATTTGTACTACCATCGTTGGAACTCAAGGGATCTACAAGCTGCAGAAGAAAGATACTTACGTTTCCGTAGTGTTTCTGCATTGACCAATCAGCTACCCAGGTGGACTAAGATTTATCCTCCTTTCAGAGGGTTAGCTAGAATTGGGACTTGTAAAACCGTCCTCCAAATTGTTCGCGCGGTGCTGTTTTATGCTGTATTTTCTGATAAATCGGTTGAGTCGCGAGCGCCTGATGGGGTCCTCTTAACTGCTTTGCACTTGCTCTCATTAGCATTAGACATTTGTTCTCAACATAAAGAATCCGGTGATCATTCCTGTTATGATGGAGATTTCATTCCAGTGCTTGCTTTTGCCTGTGAAGAAATTAATGAAGGACTCTATTTTGAGGCTGGTCAACAAAGCTTGTTGTCACTTCTTGTTATTTTGATGAGGATGTATTCGAAAGAGGGTTTAGATAATTCAGAAGATGGAAGTTGCAACCTTTCTTCTTTAATCGGAAACTTACTGAAGAAGTTTGCATTTATTGATTGTGAATGTATGACCAAACTGCAGGTACTTGCACCTGAGTTGGTTAGTCATGTAACTTTTCCAAATAGTGATACAGTTACCTCAGGTTCAGCTTCTGATTCTGAGAAGCGAAAGGCAAAAGCCAGAGAGAGACAGGCTGCCATACTGGAAAAAATGAGAGCCGAGCAATCAAAGTTTTTGAGTAGTATTGATTCCTCTGTGGATGATGGTTCAGAAGCTGAACAAAAGGATGTTGAATCTGATCTTGAAGATAACTCAGAAGAGCCTGCACAAGTTGTTTGCTCACTCTGCCATGATCCGAATTCCAAGAATCCTATTTCCTTCTTGGTTCTTCTTCAAAAGTCCAGGCTTTTGAGTTTCATTGATAGAGGTCCACTATCATGGGGACAACCTCGCTCCGTAGACAAGGAGCATGTTGTTAAAACCAAAGATGAGGTGATTGATCAATCTGGTATAAGCAGATTGTTTAGTGGTTCAGGATTTGTTTCATCGTCTCATGTAAGACAGTTGGTGTCGGAACACTACAACAGAAAAAAGGTGACTGGTGAATCTGGAACAAGTACACTGTCAAGTGGTTCAGGAGTGGTGTCGCCTCATCATCTAAGGCAGTTGGTTGAGAAGGCAGTCACTGAGTTTGCCCGACATGGGAGACCTAGGGATGTTGATGCCTTTCTAGAAGTTCTGAAGGGCCGGTTTCATGACTTAAGGAATTTCCAAGTGCCATGTGAATCAAATGATGAAAGGGAGAGTACTTTATATGCCTTTGAGACAATGGAAGAAGATATGTACTTCTCTATCCGAAGAGAACTGCACGATAAACTGCATTCTAAACTTACAGAAGATAAGAAGTGTACAACTGCTGAAGGGGATCGAGAGAATACAGAGCATACTGAATTTATGTTACTTGGAAACTATATAGCTGCTCtttctagagagagaagagaagatccTTCATCTTCTGAAAGTGATCCTAATGATAAGGGGCCAGTAGAATGTTCTCGCCTGTCAGCATATGATGGATTTGGCCCTGCAGATTGTGATGGAATTTATATTTCTTCCTGTGGGCATGCTGTGCATCAGGACTGTCTTGATCGTTATTTGTCTTCCCTGAAGGAAAG GTATCTCAGGAGAATTGTTTTTGAAGGAGGACATATTGTAGATCCAGACAAG GGTGAATTTCTTTGCCCTGTATGCCGTCGACTTGCAAATTCAGTCTTGCCTACATTACCAAGTGAGTTCCAGAAGGTTCGCAAAGAGCCTATGGATACAGGTGTTAGTTCATCACGTGTTACTAGTCCATCATGCAAACCAGGCGAAGGAATTAGTTCTTTTCAGCAAGGCTTGGCTCTCTTGCAATCTGCAGCAAATGCAGCTGGGAAGGTTGGCACGCTCAAAGGTTTCCCCCTGCATAGATGTGAACAAATGAGCTCAAATCTTGAACCAATCTCACGTCTGCTATCTAAGATGTATTTCCCAACTGATCTGGATAAGATATCAGGATCTGACAGGGTCAGCCACCCAATGCTTATGTGGGACTTAATTAAGTACTCTCTACTGTCAATGGAGATTGCTTCTCGTTCTGGGGGGAAATATGCAGCACCAAGCTACAGCCTTAATGCCTTGTATAAGGAACTTGAATCCTCGAGCAGATTCATATTGTCCTTGTTGCTGAAACTTGTCCAAAACACGTGCAAGAATTCTCTTCATGTGCTTCAGAGATTTATAGCAATTCAGAGCTTTGCAGAATCTACATGCTTTGGAGTTTCCATAGATCATGGAAGCAAAACATCAGGACAAG TTGTTATGCTGCGTATCTTGGAACATGTTGATAATCCAGTAGCATATCCTGATTTCCAGTTCTGGAATCGAGCTTCTGATCCTGTGCTTGCCCGTGATCCTTTTTCTTCATTGATGTGGGTTCTATTTTGTCTTCCATACCGATTTTTATCATGTGAAGATTCCTTGCTATCCCTGGTGCACattttttatgttgtttctgTGGTTCAG GGTATTGCTACATATTTTGGGAAAAATCAATGCGACATTAGTGGATTAGGTGTTGGTGATTGCCTGATTACTGACATCAGCAAGCTTATGAGTGAATTTGGATCCGCTCGGCAATATTTTGTATCAAACTATATAGACTCTTCTTCTAATATTAAGAATATAGTTCGTACCTTGACTTTCCCTTATTTGCGGAGGTGTGCATTGTTGTTGAAGCTACTCGAATCCTATGCCCAAGCGCCATTTTGTGAAAGGTATAATGCGTTGGATAGATCACGTGCCACTAGTGACACAATGGATACCACTTATGTGCCACTGGTCGAGCTCAATGAAATTCAAGAGATAGAAACCCTGctcaggattcctactttggATGTTATTCTTAAGGATGAAGTGGTGCGTTCATTAGCTCATAAATGGTTCTGTCATTTTGGCAAAGACTTTGAGGACGAAAGGTTTCAAGGCAGTATACACTGCAACCCTGCAGTTCCATTCCAGTTGATGCGTCTGCCCCGAGTTTACCAGGATCTATTGCAGCG GTATATAAAGCAGCGGTGTCGTGACTGCAATAACATACTTGATGAACCTGCACTGTGCCTACTTTGTGGTAGGTTATGCTCTCCAAGCTGGAAGTCATGCTGCAG GGAAAGTGGATGCCAAACTCATGCAGTGGCTTGTGGTTCTGGTACTGGTGTCTTTCTGTTGATCAGG AGAACAACAATACTGCTGCAAAGATCTGCGCGGCAGGCTCCTTGGCCATCACCCTACTTGGATGCTTTTGGTGAAGAG GACATTGAAATGCAGAGAGGAAAGCCACTGTTCTTGAATGAGGAACGTTATGCAGCTTTAACTTATTTG GTTGCTTCTCATGGCCTTGATCGAAGTTCGAAGGTTCTTGGGCAAACTACTATTGGTTCTTTCTTCATGGTTTAG
- the LOC133721412 gene encoding transcription factor AS1: MEMKERQRWRPEEDALLRAYVKQYGPREWSLVSQRMNTPLNRDAKSCLERWKNYLKPGIKKGSLTEEEQRLVICLQEKHGNKWKKIAAEVPGRTAKRLGKWWEVFKEKQQREQKNNKTVVQPIEEGKYDRILETFAEKLVKERPAPAYLMATSNGAFLHNEVSPAPSMLPPWLSNSNVTSHVRPPSPSVTLSLSPTVAPSRASPPIPWLQPDRGPENSSFVLSNLPPPGSVPCGENFVISELVECSRELEEVHHAWAAHKKEASWRLRRVELQLESEKACRKREKMDEIEAKMKALREEQKAALDRIEAEYREQIAGLRRDAELKEQKLADQWSAKHMRLTKFLEQMGGRPRLAEPNGR; encoded by the coding sequence ATGGAAATGAAGGAGAGGCAGCGTTGGAGACCTGAAGAGGATGCATTGTTGCGTGCATATGTGAAACAATATGGACCAAGGGAGTGGAGCCTTGTATCACAGCGCATGAACACACCCCTAAACAGGGACGCCAAATCTTGCTTAGAAAGGTGGAAGAATTATCTAAAACCAGGCATCAAGAAAGGATCTCTTACTGAAGAGGAACAGCGTCTTGTCATTTGCCTTCAAGAGAAACATGGtaataaatggaagaaaatcgCTGCTGAGGTCCCTGGTCGTACTGCTAAAAGATTAGGCAAGTGGTGGGAAGTGTTCAAAGAGAAGCAGCAGAGAGAACAGAAGAACAACAAGACAGTTGTTCAGCCTATTGAGGAGGGCAAGTACGATAGGATTCTTGAAACTTTTGCTGAGAAGCTAGTGAAGGAGCGTCCAGCCCCAGCTTATCTCATGGCCACTTCCAATGGGGCCTTTCTTCACAACGAAGTGTCTCCAGCGCCATCGATGCTTCCTCCTTGGCTTTCAAATTCAAATGTTACCTCACATGTCAGGCCACCATCTCCTTCTGTTACCTTAAGTCTGTCCCCTACAGTTGCACCCTCTCGAGCCTCTCCTCCAATCCCCTGGCTGCAGCCTGATAGAGGACCTGAAAACAGTAGTTTTGTATTGAGCAATCTGCCTCCTCCTGGTTCAGTCCCTTGTGGAGAAAATTTCGTGATATCTGAGTTGGTGGAGTGCTCGAGAGAGTTGGAGGAAGTGCATCATGCTTGGGCAGCACATAAAAAGGAAGCCTCCTGGAGGTTAAGAAGGGTAGAGTTGCAACTGGAATCGGAGAAGGCTTGTCGGAAGAGGGAGAAAATGGATGAGATTGAGGCGAAGATGAAGGCTCTAAGGGAAGAGCAGAAGGCTGCTCTGGATAGGATCGAAGCAGAATACAGGGAACAAATAGCTGGACTAAGGAGAGATGCCGAATTGAAGGAGCAAAAGTTGGCTGATCAATGGTCTGCAAAGCATATGCGTCTCACTAAATTTCTTGAGCAGATGGGCGGCAGACCCAGGCTTGCTGAGCCTAATGGCCGGTGA